Proteins from a single region of Eremothecium gossypii ATCC 10895 chromosome VI, complete sequence:
- the SPC105 gene encoding kinetochore-microtubule binding complex subunit SPC105 (Syntenic homolog of Saccharomyces cerevisiae YGL093W (SPC105)) encodes MEPHKRYSLPPRSILKQKSNYDDDERTSDTLQISSQIQFPTHGLTKDQLLNGNNTTSRINTTQLEAKLNRRVSFAPDVTLHKFDFIPEVPVKFREPRRKSSLSVLEKSHDNDTMELTNPVTHAFDGLGRVEEPDAGYEAVFDKEVSMEITQLFTKHSARPESEAEGAEAGLGRAPVEETMELTNLHNLHGPLNTGTGDESMEMTDTHQAGPAPNEAEKNDANNGAEEEEDGGDDAPTPATEESMEITGQQSVGRIPSSGSPSAKLSGVATARMVSMDGDSMEITGLQQLSQAHEYREAPDATLTLSNVFEGPKHLNEQRAEETMDFTAFPKLNEALTIDSQVVTSTQEPPAYKALSTIKISPKRRKIAEGIYVSPVKPNPIEELFSDAERLSPIPLPPEYSPSRQANSSNPVLSPADVPKLPHDNYAMKAVDQQPKEEPVEPISLQMFLDTTGISFVIDLDGVQNYDPITFTYTDRIEDISTRQIYDALYLQIPLLEIYAFIVKELHRRILDSQRLFQELEEQISNNPPPYLFRNYFESSDEVKQLMKEQIVLIKSFARLEAKKVWFEWRCQHLKGIKSVLEENLSLVQTEYAEVVARLNEISDIKHRLQALEQSLRHELELLRNGEKPMRVTTLADRLKIEKIKSELKANMIKLNNTANLEEQKEAISADINALRSQIKDVREEISSLKSLVLKNKLHTAHDVSKLRLLFSQMQLFTGVSFRGLSGSELQLALNSTINVSFDLTQVDNIKDIAVSYQTESQFERHISTLFINEARHAAPNAFTFVLAVQSKLQHIRNVCMEYDRLQAIFPTRLVTVRDTDLIELTDLDAVRNAKVHYHIGIPDFVAAVTSADQKKITIRARVAYGKGVTQELLERHLLSRTKKPLPWFRQFQVVL; translated from the coding sequence ATGGAGCCGCACAAAAGGTATTCGCTCCCACCGCGGAGTATTTTAAAACAGAAGTCGAACTACGACGACGATGAGCGGACTTCAGACACGCTTCAAATCTCATCGCAGATCCAGTTTCCAACCCACGGGCTCACAAAGGATCAGCTGCTCAACGGGAATAACACGACATCTAGAATCAACACGACCCAATTGGAGGCCAAACTTAATCGGCGGGTATCTTTTGCGCCGGACGTAACGCTGCACAAGTTTGACTTCATACCCGAGGTGCCAGTTAAGTTCAGGGAACCGCGTCGTAAGAGCTCCCTCAGCGTGCTTGAAAAGAGCCATGACAACGATACCATGGAGCTGACGAATCCCGTGACGCATGCATTTGACGGGCTGGGGCGCGTCGAGGAGCCGGACGCGGGGTACGAGGCCGTGTTCGATAAAGAAGTGTCCATGGAAATAACACAGTTGTTCACGAAACACAGCGCGCGGCCAGAATCTGAGGCGGAGGGGGCCGAGGCGGGACTCGGGCGCGCTCCAGTGGAGGAAACAATGGAACTGACCAACTTGCATAACCTGCATGGGCCTTTGAACACCGGCACAGGTGACGAATCGATGGAGATGACAGATACCCACCAAGCAGGTCCAGCCCCAAACGAAGCGGAGAAGAATGACGCGAACAATGGCGCggaggaagaggaggaCGGCGGCGATGACGCTCCCACTCCTGCTACAGAGGAATCTATGGAGATCACTGGGCAGCAGAGCGTCGGACGGATCCCCTCGTCGGGTTCGCCGTCCGCGAAGCTGTCTGGCGTCGCGACAGCCCGGATGGTGAGTATGGACGGGGATTCCATGGAAATAACCGgtctgcagcagctttCTCAGGCGCATGAGTACAGGGAAGCCCCTGATGCAACGCTGACCTTATCCAATGTATTTGAAGGGCCAAAACATCTCAATGAGCAGAGAGCAGAGGAAACCATGGACTTTACAGCATTTCCCAAACTTAACGAGGCACTCACAATCGACTCGCAGGTAGTTACCAGCACCCAAGAGCCGCCAGCCTACAAGGCTCTTTCCACAATTAAAATATCGCCCAAAAGGCGTAAGATTGCAGAGGGTATATATGTCTCTCCTGTCAAGCCAAATCCGATAGAAGAACTATTCAGTGATGCCGAAAGGTTATCCCCCATTCCTTTACCTCCCGAATACTCTCCAAGCAGGCAAGCGAACTCATCCAACCCCGTTCTTTCTCCTGCAGATGTACCAAAGCTACCGCATGACAACTACGCTATGAAGGCCGTGGATCAACAACCTAAAGAAGAGCCTGTAGAACCGATTTCACTCCAGATGTTTTTAGATACAACGGGGATATCATTTGTTATAGACTTAGATGGAGTGCAAAACTATGATCCAATAACGTTCACGTATACAGACCGCATTGAAGATATCTCCACACGTCAGATTTACGATGCTCTCTATCTACAAATTCCTCTCCTGGAAATATATGCATTTATAGTGAAGGAACTGCATCGTAGAATCCTGGATTCTCAAAGGTTATTTCAAGAGTTGGAGGAACAGATCTCCAATAACCCTCCTCCATATCTGTTCCGTAACTACTTTGAATCCAGTGACGAAGTGAAACAACTCATGAAAGAACAGATTGTCTTAATCAAGTCGTTTGCAAGGTTAGAGGCGAAGAAAGTCTGGTTTGAGTGGCGCTGCCAGCATCTAAAAGGCATCAAGTCTGTACTCGAGGAAAACCTATCGCTTGTTCAAACGGAATACGCCGAAGTGGTAGCGCGCTTGAATGAGATAAGCGACATTAAGCATCGTCTGCAGGCTCTTGAACAATCGCTCAGGCACGAGTTGGAGCTACTGAGGAACGGCGAGAAACCCATGCGCGTGACTACCCTAGCGGACAGGCTCAAAATTGAAAAGATAAAGAGCGAGCTGAAAGCGAACATGATAAAGCTCAACAACACCGCTAACTTGGAGGAGCAAAAGGAGGCCATCTCCGCGGATATCAATGCGCTCCGTTCTCAAATAAAGGACGTGCGTGAAGAAATTAGCTCCCTGAAGTCACTTGTTCTCAAAAATAAACTGCACACCGCACATGATGTTTCTAAACTCCGCCTGCTCTTTTCTCAGATGCAGCTCTTCACCGGCGTCTCCTTCCGCGGGCTCTCAGGCTCAGAACTGCAACTGGCGCTTAACAGCACGATCAACGTGAGCTTCGATCTCACACAAGTCGACAACATAAAAGATATTGCTGTGAGCTACCAGACAGAGTCCCAGTTCGAACGCCACATATCCACGCTTTTCATCAACGAGGCGCGGCATGCGGCCCCCAATGCCTTCACATTCGTTCTCGCCGTCCAATCCAAGCTGCAGCATATCCGTAACGTCTGCATGGAGTACGACCGTCTCCAGGCCATCTTCCCAACGCGGCTCGTCACTGTACGCGACACAGATCTAATAGAACTGACGGACCTCGACGCTGTCCGGAATGCCAAGGTCCACTACCATATAGGCATCCCAGACTTCGTCGCCGCGGTAACTTCTGCAGACCAGAAGAAGATCACCATCAGGGCACGCGTTGCCTACGGGAAAGGAGTCACACAGGAGCTGCTCGAGCGGCACCTTCTATCCCGCACTAAAAAGCCACTGCCCTGGTTCAGGCAGTTCCAAGTTGTTCTGTGA
- the RTC6 gene encoding mitochondrial 54S ribosomal protein bL36m (Syntenic homolog of Saccharomyces cerevisiae YPL183W-A (RTC6)), which translates to MFSTRICSLLARPFMVPIVPRFGSALLQKPLNGVVVPQFTRGFKVRTSVKKFCAHCYIVRRKGRVYVYCKSNNKHKQRQG; encoded by the coding sequence ATGTTCTCGACTAGAATTTGCTCCTTGTTGGCGCGTCCATTTATGGTGCCAATAGTGCCCCGCTTCGGCTCTGCTTTGCTGCAGAAGCCGCTAAACGGCGTGGTGGTACCCCAGTTTACCAGGGGATTCAAGGTCAGAACTTCGGTGAAGAAGTTCTGTGCGCACTGCTACATCGTTAGACGCAAGGGAAGAGTGTACGTGTACTGCAAGTCCAACAACAAGCACAAGCAGCGCCAGGGGTAG
- the RTT10 gene encoding tRNA (34-2'-O)-methyltransferase regulator RTT10 (Syntenic homolog of Saccharomyces cerevisiae YPL183C (RTT10)), with product MNMSLDKVNDIAPCTAVRILGDGRCLAGCGPEIYVYEYRGGVLLNRCRVFQRNKVHGICVQDGWVIAYGDRSVSILELEDVMTRRNLKYHEYMTPEWVLGAAFSADGRSCYLLTCYNSVLEMDLEMRVVRSINAGERSLLYSGSVKVVGDAVYVCAGTVMGGVVVWELHTGAVVQRLEGHEGSIFCAVVSDDGRLVASCSDDRSIRVWSLETGEQVGIAWGHTARIWDLRFLRVADKLVSVSEDCTCRVWAVGAERMQEEAVYDVHQTKSVWAVDVQEDDMVAVTAGNDGRLRLVDLTRPGSRERPAIDLTTEGLYNMDHTTFKGFCWFERGPIAITSCGKILQRRMLGRWECILADQRLAGYSVTRRERALGLAVIANASADVLVLRVDTHEPLASKWHRVPEIGKCTNILVTRSGEDLLILAESPQPSDPLVCLRLESQTLAMKAQYVFRKPAEFSTRALGVYEHYIIVGSRFSTVAVFDLDDPSYEFVLRKLLPGDTITAITHISGHLFAITDRDGHYNFVCFDFAKRAHRVVHSNKVQKGFLEGIIRNAKGDYITYGFKADSFYMYNETKQYEIGTVLCGGANRQWDLVHRIDDSFLLCYIKAGDPYVCLVRDFPFSRVLGNGLHGREIRDISIRSDEPYKNGYLFITGSEDTNIKLNCFDVDTGEIRTFWTLKEHVSGLQRCEFINKRLFVSCSAREELFLWQVTDTFDIPYVHLLQKLPVSSSNPDLRIMDFSCKFVNGTENFVIATVCSDSSIRLWYYDSEKNAFTLLVNGFYTQCCILNAELIVLQGRLYLLVSATDGHLVVWDMAPVMPFAVEDQLQQLEGAAMAETKLPEPSVLLKVHQSGVKALGVSVRKSEFVVYSGGDDNALAISIFSCSNDSALVAKIAAFNPSAATSTITSLSVVSEGSYILTSSIDQILRVWSVARDQLQLHSQSYTTVADTGPTAVVASPSGTWALAGGAGLTLRRLLP from the coding sequence ATGAATATGTCGCTGGATAAGGTCAATGACATTGCGCCATGCACTGCAGTGCGGATTCTCGGGGACGGGAGGTGCCTAGCAGGGTGCGGGCCGGAAATCTACGTATACGAGTATCGCGGCGGAGTGCTGCTGAACCGCTGCCGGGTTTTCCAGCGAAACAAGGTGCACGGGATATGCGTGCAGGACGGGTGGGTAATTGCATATGGGGACCGGTCGGTGAGCATCTTGGAGTTGGAGGACGTGATGACGCGGCGGAACCTGAAGTATCACGAGTACATGACGCCGGAGTGGGTGCTCGGGGCGGCGTTCAGCGCGGACGGGCGCTCGTGTTACCTGCTGACGTGCTACAACAGCGTGCTGGAGATGGACCTGGAGATGCGTGTGGTGCGCAGCATCAACGCGGGTGAGCGGTCGCTGCTGTACTCGGGGTCGGTGAAGGTGGTGGGCGATGCGGTGTATGTGTGCGCGGGGACGGTGATGGGCGGGGTGGTGGTGTGGGAGCTGCACACGGGGGCGGTGGTGCAGCGGCTGGAGGGCCACGAGGGCTCGATCTTCTGCGCGGTGGTGAGCGACGACGGGCGACTGGTTGCATCATGCTCGGATGACCGCTCGATTCGGGTGTGGAGCCTGGAGACAGGTGAACAGGTAGGCATTGCGTGGGGGCACACAGCGCGGATCTGGGACCTGCGTTTCCTGCGAGTAGCAGACAAGCTGGTCAGTGTATCGGAAGACTGCACGTGCCGGGTGTGGGCGGTGGGCGCTGAGCGAAtgcaggaggaggcggTCTACGACGTGCACCAGACGAAGAGCGTGTGGGCCGTGGACGTACAGGAGGACGACATGGTGGCGGTGACTGCGGGCAACGACGGCCGGCTGCGGCTGGTGGACCTGACGCGGCCGGGCAGCCGGGAGAGGCCCGCGATCGATCTGACGACGGAGGGCCTGTATAATATGGACCACACGACATTCAAGGGCTTCTGCTGGTTCGAGCGCGGCCCGATCGCGATCACCTCGTGCGGCAAGATTCTGCAGCGCAGGATGTTGGGGCGTTGGGAGTGCATCCTGGCCGACCAGCGCCTCGCGGGCTACTCTGTCACGAGGCGCGAGCGGGCTCTGGGGTTGGCCGTGATTGCGAATGCGAGTGCGGACGTGCTGGTGCTGCGGGTCGACACACACGAGCCTCTGGCCAGCAAATGGCATAGGGTCCCCGAAATAGGGAAATGCACCAATATCCTAGTGACGCGGTCCGGGGAAGACCTGCTGATTTTGGCGGAGTCGCCGCAGCCGTCTGATCCGCTTGTGTGCTTGCGACTCGAGTCGCAAACGCTAGCAATGAAGGCCCAGTACGTCTTCCGGAAGCCTGCCGAGTTCAGCACGAGAGCACTAGGGGTGTATGAGCACTACATCATCGTCGGCTCCCGCTTCAGCACTGTCGCTGTTTTTGATCTGGACGACCCCAGCTATGAATTCGTGCTGCGAAAGCTGTTACCTGGTGATACGATCACGGCTATCACCCACATAAGTGGACATTTGTTCGCCATCACAGATCGCGATGGGCACTATAACTTTGTGTGTTTCGATTTCGCGAAGAGGGCCCATCGGGTTGTCCACTCGAACAAGGTGCAGAAGGGATTCCTGGAAGGCATTATCCGCAACGCCAAAGGCGACTATATCACCTACGGTTTCAAGGCTGACTCTTTTTACATGTACAACGAGACGAAGCAGTATGAGATAGGCACAGTTTTATGCGGGGGAGCAAACCGGCAATGGGATCTTGTGCACCGCATCGACGACAGCTTTTTGCTGTGCTATATCAAGGCCGGGGACCCCTATGTCTGCCTGGTCCGCGATTTTCCCTTCTCGCGGGTTCTTGGGAATGGCCTGCATGGGCGGGAGATTCGGGATATATCCATCAGGAGCGATGAGCCATATAAGAACGGCTACTTGTTTATTACAGGGTCTGAAGATACGAACATTAAATTGAACTGTTTTGACGTTGATACAGGAGAAATCAGGACATTTTGGACACTGAAGGAGCATGTTAGCGGACTTCAAAGGTGCGAGTTTATAAACAAAAGGTTGTTTGTGTCCTGCAGCGCAAGAGAGGAGCTCTTCCTGTGGCAAGTTACAGATACCTTTGACATACCGTACGTGCACCTCCTGCAGAAGCTGCCCGTGTCATCCTCCAACCCGGATCTCAGGATCATGGACTTCAGTTGCAAATTCGTAAACGGCACCGAGAACTTCGTGATAGCAACGGTGTGCTCGGATAGTTCAATTCGGCTCTGGTACTATGACTCGGAGAAGAATGCGTTCACGCTGTTGGTGAACGGCTTCTATACGCAATGCTGTATTCTAAATGCAGAACTAATCGTCTTGCAGGGAAGGCTCTATCTGCTTGTTTCGGCCACCGATGGCCACCTGGTGGTATGGGATATGGCCCCAGTGATGCCGTTTGCAGTCGAGGAtcagctccagcagctggaggGAGCTGCCATGGCGGAAACTAAACTGCCAGAGCCATCTGTTTTGTTGAAGGTGCATCAATCGGGAGTGAAAGCGCTCGGCGTTAGCGTGCGCAAGAGTGAATTTGTCGTTTACTCCGGGGGGGACGATAACGCGCTCGCGATTTCCATCTTTAGCTGCTCCAACGATAGCGCGCTGGTGGCCAAAATCGCGGCATTCAATCCCTCTGCAGCAACGTCCACCATCACGAGCTTGAGCGTTGTGAGCGAGGGCTCCTACATCCTCACATCCTCCATAGATCAGATACTGAGGGTGTGGTCAGTGGCCCGCGATCAGCTACAGCTGCACTCGCAAAGCTACACAACCGTGGCTGACACCGGGCCCACGGCCGTGGTCGCCTCCCCCAGCGGCACCTGGGCCCTggccggcggcgcagggCTCACCCTCCGGCGGCTGTTACCGTAG